The sequence ATCTATTCAATTGATGTTGAACATGTTGGCGAACGATAGCGTACTCATTACACAAATCCCAGAAGGCACAATTAAAAGAATAGAGGAATGAGTATGTTCAAAATATTCATCGGAAAACACTACTCGTTTTTGCTAATTAGTCTTTCGCTGATTGCTCTGATCCTTTTTTGGTGGGTTTTGTCGTTATTTTTTAGGCCGGAATTTCTCCCAAGTCCTATCCTCGTTTTTAAGGGTGCGTGCTCTATTTTTGTTTCTGGGCTGTTCCTTTCCCATATGTATTACACTTTACTCAGAATTGTAAGCGGATTTGTATTATCAATGCTAATAAGCTTAGTGTTAGGCATAGCGATGGGCAGATCGAAATATGTTGAAAAATTCTTTGAGGCAGAAATCCTTGTCGGTCTGACCATCCCTGCTTTAGCTTGGGCTGTGATTTCAATTATGTGGTTTGGCTTAAAGGATTTTGCTGCAATTTTCGCTATCACCGTCTTGATTACACCTGTAATCACACTCAATGTAGTTCAAGGAATGAAAAACTTAGATAAAAGCCTCATTGAGATGGCCAAGACCTTCGAAGCTAAAAGAACACTGGTCATAAGAACCATCATTATTCCCCAATTGCTTCCATATTTGTTCGCTGCAACAAGGTTCGGCTTAGGACTGGCTTGGAAAACTGTCGTTATTGTAGAGATGTTGGGGCTGAGTAACGGCATAGGTTACATGGTCGCGTTTTGGTTTGGTATGTTCTCAATGAAGGATGTTCTTGCATGGACACTTTCTTTTACTTTGGTAATGTTGGTAATTGAATATGGCTTGTTGGGACGGTTGGAAAAATGGGCAACACGATGGAGACCAGTAATATCATTTTAGGGTGAGCTTATGGCAAATATAATAGTTGAAGACCTTCATAAGTCTTTTGTCAAAGAAGATGGGAGTATGGAAGAAGTATTAAACGGTGTAACATTCACTGCAAATCATGAAGAGTTTGTGTGCCTGCTAGGTCCTTCTGGATGCGGAAAGACAACAATTCTTAATATAATTGCTGGATTGATAGCGGACTACTCAGGAAAGCTACTCTTGTCCAAAGAGAAGTTCAATGAGAAAGTAAGGATCGGCTATGTTTTTCAAACACCCAGGTTACTTAATTGGAAAACAGTGCAGGATAATATCATTTTCGCTCTTGAGGCTGTAGGGATACAACAAAAGCAAAGAAAAAAAATAGCGACGGAATATCTAAATTTG is a genomic window of bacterium containing:
- a CDS encoding ABC transporter permease, giving the protein MFKIFIGKHYSFLLISLSLIALILFWWVLSLFFRPEFLPSPILVFKGACSIFVSGLFLSHMYYTLLRIVSGFVLSMLISLVLGIAMGRSKYVEKFFEAEILVGLTIPALAWAVISIMWFGLKDFAAIFAITVLITPVITLNVVQGMKNLDKSLIEMAKTFEAKRTLVIRTIIIPQLLPYLFAATRFGLGLAWKTVVIVEMLGLSNGIGYMVAFWFGMFSMKDVLAWTLSFTLVMLVIEYGLLGRLEKWATRWRPVISF